A region of Streptomyces halobius DNA encodes the following proteins:
- a CDS encoding C40 family peptidase codes for MKHTTPLPGDIGLTQISGVTGRLIRLGQWLNGDGFADYQHAFLVLPDDRLLEAVPGGARIRPLTQYTGSSVLYVCPEGLTGQQRTAICDAAMEYVGVPYSFLDYLAIAAHRFHVPLPGLRRYIASTRHMICSQLVDQCYLDAGVHLFADGRWPGYVTPMALYQLLAH; via the coding sequence ATGAAGCACACCACCCCCCTGCCCGGCGACATCGGACTCACCCAAATATCCGGCGTCACCGGCCGGTTGATCCGGCTCGGGCAGTGGCTCAACGGCGACGGCTTCGCCGACTACCAACACGCCTTCCTCGTTCTGCCCGACGACCGGCTACTGGAAGCCGTCCCGGGCGGGGCCCGCATCAGGCCCCTCACCCAGTACACCGGCAGCAGTGTGCTCTACGTCTGCCCGGAAGGGCTCACCGGGCAGCAGCGCACCGCCATCTGCGACGCGGCCATGGAATACGTCGGAGTGCCCTACAGCTTTCTCGACTACCTCGCGATCGCCGCGCACCGTTTCCACGTCCCCCTTCCCGGGCTGCGCCGCTACATCGCCAGCACCCGGCACATGATCTGCTCCCAACTCGTCGACCAGTGCTATCTGGACGCCGGTGTGCATCTCTTCGCCGACGGCCGCTGGCCCGGCTATGTGACACCGATGGCGCTGTACCAATTGCTGGCCCACTGA
- a CDS encoding SRPBCC family protein: MTAIRETIDISRRPEDVFDYVTDPSHLPEWQESAVSVSPVGDAPLEVGSHVVVTRRIGRREFPMTAEVAELDPPRSWRMRGIDGPVRGDVKGTIEPLGDGERSRVTMSLDFETHGIGKMLGPLVVRPHARKEMPRDEQKLKGLLEGNA, encoded by the coding sequence ATGACTGCGATCAGGGAAACCATTGATATCTCCCGTCGCCCCGAAGACGTCTTCGACTACGTGACCGACCCTTCCCATCTGCCCGAGTGGCAGGAGAGCGCGGTGTCGGTGAGCCCGGTGGGCGACGCCCCGCTCGAAGTGGGTTCGCATGTCGTGGTGACCCGCCGGATCGGCCGTCGGGAATTCCCGATGACCGCTGAGGTCGCGGAGCTGGATCCGCCGCGGAGCTGGCGTATGCGCGGCATCGACGGTCCCGTCAGGGGCGATGTGAAGGGCACGATCGAGCCGCTCGGCGACGGCGAGCGGTCGCGCGTGACCATGTCACTCGACTTCGAGACGCATGGCATCGGCAAGATGCTCGGACCGCTCGTCGTCCGTCCGCACGCGCGGAAGGAGATGCCGAGGGACGAGCAGAAGCTGAAGGGATTGCTTGAGGGGAACGCGTAA
- a CDS encoding DeoR/GlpR family DNA-binding transcription regulator: protein MRPSRGSEAEVEERRQAVLRQVAEEGEIRIADLAERLHVSVMTMHRDLDNLSERQLVRKGRGVASSFSDVTMESALRFREHTRMAEKTAIADALVDEITPGSTVLIDCGSTLFPLARRLAGMEGIHVITNSLRVTYLLAGSPAEVTLLGDRFYEDFESCAGPQTRRQLQHIRANIAFVTATSVSAGRLFHPVREYADNKEVFLQAADRAVLAVDHSKFGRTATYAYGDVSGYDLLVTDTATPEGELRPVRDMGVEVRTVKPEK, encoded by the coding sequence ATGAGGCCGAGTCGCGGTTCCGAGGCAGAGGTGGAGGAGCGCCGCCAGGCGGTGCTGCGCCAGGTCGCCGAGGAGGGCGAGATACGTATCGCCGACCTCGCCGAGCGGCTGCACGTCAGCGTCATGACCATGCACCGTGACCTGGACAATCTCAGCGAGCGGCAGCTGGTCCGCAAGGGCCGCGGGGTGGCGTCGTCCTTCTCCGACGTCACGATGGAGAGCGCGCTGCGCTTCCGCGAGCACACCCGGATGGCGGAGAAGACCGCCATCGCGGACGCGCTCGTCGACGAGATCACCCCGGGCAGCACGGTCCTCATCGACTGCGGTTCCACGCTCTTCCCGCTCGCCCGCCGGCTCGCGGGGATGGAGGGGATACACGTGATCACCAATTCGCTCCGCGTCACCTACCTCCTGGCCGGCTCCCCCGCCGAGGTCACGCTGCTGGGCGACCGGTTCTACGAGGACTTCGAATCGTGCGCGGGGCCGCAGACCCGGCGCCAGCTCCAGCACATCCGCGCCAACATCGCCTTCGTCACCGCCACTTCGGTCAGCGCCGGCCGGCTCTTCCACCCGGTGCGGGAGTACGCGGACAACAAGGAGGTCTTTCTGCAGGCCGCGGACCGTGCCGTACTCGCCGTCGACCACAGCAAGTTCGGCCGTACGGCCACCTACGCGTACGGCGATGTCAGCGGCTACGACCTGCTGGTCACGGACACCGCGACGCCCGAGGGCGAACTCCGGCCCGTCCGCGACATGGGGGTGGAAGTCCGCACCGTCAAGCCCGAGAAATGA
- a CDS encoding SDR family NAD(P)-dependent oxidoreductase, which produces MTVTENGRADGAGIDPERMAVCLSVLEELDALPLDHPDAITVRRATAGIFRTVKQRRRKERRAAKTAHDRAVTEATATGAADRIDDETLGRALASSVSTEIAGILQRPRSCYVCKTRYVEVDAFYHQLCRDCAKENRARRDARTDLTGRRALLTGGRAKIGMYIALRLLRDGAHTTLTTRFPNDAIRRFTAMPDSADWLHRLKIVGIDLRDPAQVIALADSVSAEGPLDILINNAAQTVRRSPEAYGQLVAAESAPLPAGELPASLVIGHFGSGAPAALPAATAGQGELTAENLTALALTSGSASPARIEAGTAIDAGGLVPDLHDTNSWIQRVDEVDPVELLEVQLCNMTAPFLLVSKLRPAMAAAPARRKYVVNVSAMEGQFSRGYKGAGHPHTNMAKAALNMLTRTSAREMLETDGILMTAVDTGWITDERPHPDKMRLAEEGFHAPLDLVDGAARVYDPIVRGELGEDVFGCFLKDYAPADW; this is translated from the coding sequence ATGACGGTGACAGAGAACGGCCGGGCCGATGGCGCGGGAATCGACCCTGAGCGGATGGCGGTCTGCCTGAGCGTGCTGGAGGAACTCGACGCGCTGCCGCTCGACCACCCCGACGCGATCACCGTACGGCGCGCCACCGCCGGCATCTTCCGGACCGTGAAGCAGCGTCGGCGCAAGGAGCGCCGGGCGGCCAAGACGGCCCACGACCGGGCGGTGACCGAAGCGACGGCCACCGGAGCCGCGGACCGGATCGATGACGAGACCCTGGGGCGGGCCCTCGCCAGCTCCGTGTCCACGGAGATCGCCGGCATTCTGCAGCGGCCCAGGTCCTGCTACGTCTGCAAGACCCGATACGTCGAGGTCGACGCCTTCTACCACCAGCTCTGCCGGGACTGCGCCAAGGAGAACAGGGCGCGCCGCGACGCCCGTACGGACCTCACCGGCAGGCGCGCGCTGCTGACCGGCGGCCGGGCGAAGATCGGCATGTATATCGCGCTCCGGCTGCTGCGCGACGGCGCCCACACCACCCTCACCACCCGCTTCCCGAACGACGCGATCCGCCGCTTCACGGCGATGCCGGACAGCGCGGACTGGCTGCACCGGCTGAAGATCGTCGGGATCGATCTGCGCGATCCGGCCCAGGTGATCGCGCTCGCCGACTCGGTGAGCGCCGAGGGCCCGCTCGACATCCTGATCAACAACGCCGCGCAGACCGTCCGCCGGTCGCCCGAGGCGTACGGACAGCTGGTCGCGGCCGAGTCCGCACCGCTGCCCGCCGGAGAGCTGCCCGCCTCCCTCGTCATCGGCCATTTCGGCAGCGGCGCCCCCGCCGCCCTGCCCGCCGCCACCGCCGGGCAGGGCGAGCTGACCGCCGAGAACCTCACCGCCCTCGCCCTGACCAGCGGCTCGGCCTCGCCCGCCCGCATCGAGGCGGGCACCGCGATCGACGCGGGCGGGCTGGTGCCGGACCTGCACGACACCAACAGCTGGATCCAGAGGGTGGACGAGGTCGACCCGGTCGAGCTCCTGGAAGTCCAGCTGTGCAATATGACCGCGCCGTTCCTGCTGGTGAGCAAGCTGCGCCCGGCGATGGCCGCGGCCCCCGCGCGCCGGAAGTACGTCGTCAACGTCTCGGCGATGGAAGGCCAGTTCAGCCGCGGCTACAAGGGCGCCGGCCACCCGCACACCAATATGGCCAAGGCGGCGCTGAACATGCTGACCCGTACCAGCGCCCGGGAGATGCTGGAGACCGACGGCATCCTCATGACCGCCGTCGACACCGGCTGGATCACCGACGAACGCCCGCACCCCGACAAGATGCGACTGGCCGAAGAGGGCTTCCACGCCCCGCTCGACCTGGTCGACGGAGCCGCCCGGGTGTACGACCCGATCGTCCGCGGTGAGCTCGGCGAGGATGTCTTCGGCTGCTTCCTCAAGGACTACGCGCCCGCGGACTGGTGA
- a CDS encoding SpoIIE family protein phosphatase, producing MDASLSTFSEGPEDPFAARRAASVVLDPRGRVVGWSERAEELLGYTAEEVLGRSAIDVLMDSPEDRGFVLAAVAACLREQGWFGIVPLRHREGHRVEMGCRARVVLRPDATYEWYIVGAPAQEVLQWETDRSVLDGLFRRSPIGLAIYAPDLRILRVNRAIANFSGVPAEYHRGLRVADFLFRADAEAVEAQLRQVLESGKSSIFAEQPVRILAVPQQELVASASAFRMQDSSGRVLGVAQTVEDVTDRVQARRRLALLNEASARIGTTLDVATTARELAEVAVPDLADYVTVDLLEPVNRGEEPDQGTYGEMRRMATRGISPDALRVMYPVGDVINFPPEAPYSRCLVEHRPVLETFQDSRLPWLADDPERAERAFGLGLHSLMVVPLAARGLVLGTIGLWRSRRPEPFEEDDLTLAEEFASRAALCIDNARRYTQQHQAALTLQHSLLPAEVPGHPAAEVAHRYRPADPAAGVGGDWFDVIPLSGLRVALVVGDVVGHGTHAAVTMGRLRTAVHTLANLDLAPDEILAHLDALVDRLAVEQEATGTPSPQLIGATCLYAVYDPVSRRCTMARANHLPPVMVTPDGQVSIPDVPAGPPLGLGGLPFESAELELAEGSLLALYTDGLVESRRQDLDDGLARLRAALTAPARTLEETCTAVEEAMLPEHPADDVALLIARTRALAAEKVATWELPTEPTIAAEARKLATRQLAEWQLDEMAVTTELIVSELATNAYRYANGPITLRLIRHRDLICEVSDRSSTAPHLRQARTTDEGGRGLFLVAQLAQRWGTRYVRDGKTIWAEQPLRMADPKRSMG from the coding sequence ATGGACGCATCGCTGTCGACATTCAGCGAGGGGCCGGAAGATCCCTTCGCCGCGCGTCGTGCAGCCTCGGTCGTCCTCGATCCTCGGGGGCGTGTCGTCGGGTGGAGCGAGCGGGCCGAGGAGCTGCTCGGCTATACGGCGGAGGAGGTGCTCGGCCGGTCGGCGATCGACGTCCTGATGGACAGCCCCGAGGACCGTGGTTTCGTTCTGGCGGCGGTGGCGGCCTGTCTGCGTGAGCAGGGGTGGTTCGGCATTGTGCCGTTGCGGCACCGCGAGGGGCACCGTGTGGAAATGGGGTGCCGCGCCCGGGTCGTCCTGCGGCCCGACGCCACCTACGAGTGGTACATCGTGGGCGCGCCGGCGCAGGAGGTCCTCCAGTGGGAAACTGACCGGTCGGTCCTGGACGGGCTGTTCCGACGCTCCCCGATCGGGCTGGCCATTTACGCTCCGGACCTGCGCATTCTGCGGGTGAACCGGGCGATCGCGAATTTCAGCGGTGTCCCGGCCGAGTACCACCGTGGTCTGCGCGTCGCCGACTTCCTCTTCCGTGCCGACGCGGAGGCGGTGGAGGCCCAGCTGCGGCAGGTGCTGGAGTCGGGGAAGTCCTCGATCTTCGCCGAGCAGCCCGTCCGTATTCTCGCGGTCCCGCAGCAGGAGCTGGTCGCGTCGGCGTCGGCGTTCCGGATGCAGGACTCGTCCGGCCGTGTCCTCGGCGTGGCGCAAACGGTCGAGGATGTGACCGACCGTGTTCAGGCCCGCCGTCGCCTGGCGCTGCTCAACGAGGCCAGCGCCCGCATCGGGACCACGCTGGACGTGGCGACCACCGCCCGTGAACTGGCCGAGGTGGCCGTGCCCGACCTGGCCGACTACGTCACCGTGGATCTGCTGGAGCCGGTGAACCGGGGTGAGGAGCCGGATCAGGGGACGTACGGAGAGATGCGCAGGATGGCGACCCGCGGTATCTCACCGGACGCGTTGCGGGTGATGTATCCGGTCGGCGACGTGATCAACTTCCCGCCGGAGGCTCCGTACAGCAGGTGTCTGGTCGAGCACCGCCCGGTCCTCGAAACGTTCCAGGACAGCCGTCTGCCGTGGCTGGCCGACGACCCCGAGCGGGCCGAGCGCGCCTTCGGCCTCGGGCTGCACTCCCTGATGGTGGTGCCGCTGGCCGCACGCGGGCTGGTGCTGGGCACGATCGGCCTGTGGCGGTCGCGACGCCCGGAGCCGTTCGAGGAGGACGACCTCACCCTTGCGGAGGAGTTCGCCTCCCGCGCCGCGCTCTGCATCGACAACGCCCGCCGCTACACCCAGCAGCATCAGGCGGCGCTCACCCTCCAGCACAGCCTGCTCCCCGCGGAGGTCCCCGGACACCCGGCGGCCGAGGTCGCCCACCGCTACCGGCCGGCCGACCCGGCCGCGGGCGTCGGCGGCGACTGGTTCGACGTCATTCCGCTCTCCGGTCTCCGCGTCGCCCTCGTCGTCGGAGACGTGGTCGGCCACGGCACCCACGCCGCCGTCACGATGGGGCGGCTGCGCACCGCCGTCCACACGCTGGCCAACCTCGACCTCGCGCCGGACGAGATACTCGCCCACCTCGACGCCCTCGTGGACCGCCTGGCCGTCGAGCAGGAGGCGACCGGTACGCCCTCCCCGCAGCTGATCGGTGCGACCTGCCTCTACGCGGTCTACGACCCGGTCTCCCGCCGCTGCACCATGGCCCGTGCGAACCATCTGCCGCCCGTGATGGTCACCCCGGACGGACAGGTGAGCATCCCCGACGTCCCCGCGGGCCCGCCGCTCGGCCTGGGCGGCCTGCCGTTCGAGAGCGCGGAGCTGGAACTGGCGGAGGGCAGCCTCCTGGCCCTCTACACCGACGGCCTCGTCGAAAGCCGTCGGCAGGACCTCGACGACGGGTTGGCGCGGCTGCGTGCGGCGCTGACCGCGCCCGCCCGCACGCTGGAGGAGACCTGCACGGCGGTTGAGGAAGCGATGCTCCCCGAACACCCCGCCGACGATGTCGCCTTGCTCATCGCCCGCACCCGCGCCCTGGCGGCGGAGAAGGTGGCCACGTGGGAGCTGCCCACGGAGCCGACCATCGCCGCCGAGGCACGCAAACTGGCGACGCGTCAGCTCGCTGAGTGGCAGCTGGACGAGATGGCCGTCACCACCGAACTCATCGTCAGCGAACTCGCCACCAACGCCTACCGCTATGCCAACGGGCCGATCACCCTGCGACTCATCCGTCACCGCGACCTCATCTGCGAAGTCTCCGACAGAAGCAGCACCGCCCCACACCTGCGCCAGGCCCGTACCACGGACGAGGGTGGCCGCGGCCTCTTCCTGGTCGCCCAACTCGCCCAGCGCTGGGGCACGCGGTATGTACGCGACGGCAAGACCATCTGGGCGGAACAACCGCTGCGGATGGCTGATCCCAAGAGATCGATGGGCTGA
- a CDS encoding DUF1918 domain-containing protein, translating to MQASVGDRLLVHGRIVGQQNRTAEVIEVLGSNGGPPYRVRFEDGHETLMSPGPDTVVRPVPYSESES from the coding sequence ATGCAGGCGAGCGTGGGTGACCGGCTCCTTGTCCATGGCCGGATCGTCGGTCAGCAGAACCGGACGGCGGAGGTCATCGAGGTGCTGGGAAGCAATGGCGGGCCTCCCTACCGCGTCCGGTTCGAGGACGGCCACGAAACCCTCATGAGCCCCGGCCCGGACACGGTCGTCCGGCCCGTCCCGTATTCAGAGTCGGAGAGCTAG
- a CDS encoding MFS transporter: MSPSRTTFAGIPRALLWGYAGVLLFMIGDGVETSYPPTYFRTDLGFAEASVGIVFTLYGITAAIGAFLAGGLSDLWGPRKVMMTGAVCWVVCHALMLAVAIPAHSYPLILLGYGIRGFGYPLFAYGFMVWIMAGAPERQLGKALGWFWFCFTMGYPVLGSALVSVLKPAIGFYDTLWVSLGMIVAGALVVLLLLRERSGFQGLSKGPERTSLTRTLAGCFTVMFARPRVGMGAVVRLINTTSQFGVWVFIPLYLVDRVGFAAEEWAALLIVMMVSNLACVVLFGALGDKWSRRKTVAWLGGGVSAAACPALYYAPATVGHDYLLVAIAAGALGVGMAGYVPLPPLMTAQAPERKGQVTSAYTLGAGASMTFGPLIGTVFIGPLGIQGVMWIYAALHLLSTVLVLFMKAPTGTDAVAGAGRNTADGERVTERKERAEPAVAAR, translated from the coding sequence ATGTCACCGTCCCGCACCACCTTCGCCGGAATACCCCGCGCTCTCCTCTGGGGCTACGCCGGCGTACTGCTGTTCATGATCGGCGACGGTGTGGAGACCAGCTATCCCCCCACGTACTTCAGGACCGACCTCGGCTTCGCCGAGGCGAGCGTCGGCATCGTCTTCACGCTCTACGGCATCACCGCCGCGATCGGCGCCTTCCTGGCCGGCGGACTGTCCGACCTGTGGGGCCCGCGCAAGGTGATGATGACCGGCGCCGTCTGCTGGGTGGTCTGCCACGCGCTGATGCTCGCGGTCGCCATCCCGGCCCACTCCTACCCGCTGATCCTGCTCGGCTACGGCATACGCGGCTTCGGCTATCCGCTGTTCGCCTACGGGTTCATGGTCTGGATCATGGCGGGCGCCCCGGAGCGCCAACTCGGCAAGGCGCTGGGCTGGTTCTGGTTCTGCTTCACCATGGGCTACCCCGTCCTCGGCTCGGCCCTGGTCTCCGTCCTCAAGCCCGCGATCGGCTTCTACGACACGCTGTGGGTCTCGCTCGGCATGATCGTCGCGGGCGCCCTGGTCGTCCTGCTCCTGCTGCGCGAACGCTCGGGATTCCAGGGCCTGTCCAAGGGGCCGGAGCGCACCAGCCTCACCCGCACCCTCGCCGGCTGCTTCACCGTCATGTTCGCCAGGCCGCGCGTCGGCATGGGGGCCGTCGTCCGGCTCATCAACACCACCTCGCAGTTCGGCGTGTGGGTCTTCATCCCGCTGTACCTCGTCGACCGGGTCGGCTTCGCCGCCGAGGAATGGGCCGCACTGCTGATCGTGATGATGGTGAGCAATCTCGCCTGCGTCGTGCTCTTCGGTGCTCTCGGCGACAAGTGGAGCCGCAGGAAGACCGTCGCCTGGCTCGGCGGAGGCGTCTCCGCGGCGGCTTGTCCGGCCCTGTACTACGCGCCCGCGACCGTGGGCCACGACTATCTGCTCGTCGCGATCGCCGCGGGCGCGCTGGGCGTCGGCATGGCCGGATACGTACCGCTGCCCCCGCTGATGACCGCCCAGGCCCCGGAACGCAAGGGGCAGGTCACGTCCGCGTACACCTTGGGCGCCGGCGCCAGCATGACCTTCGGCCCCCTCATCGGCACCGTCTTCATCGGCCCGCTCGGCATCCAGGGCGTCATGTGGATCTACGCCGCGCTGCATCTGCTCAGCACCGTCCTCGTGCTGTTCATGAAGGCGCCGACGGGGACGGATGCGGTGGCCGGGGCGGGCCGGAACACAGCCGACGGCGAGCGCGTGACGGAACGGAAGGAGCGGGCGGAACCGGCGGTCGCGGCCCGGTGA
- a CDS encoding cytochrome P450 — translation MTAPEVGADLPDVFDPRGYTNGLPHAAYRLLRDRHPVAWQEEHEVLGWPAGPGFWAVTRHADVVRVLKDARTFSSYVGATQIRDPDPADLPFIRRMMLNQDPPDHGRLRRSVSRAFTPHRVDRFAAVVRGRARGLLAAALDAARSGNGVCDLVTAVTDDFALLNLADLLGIPAGERGLLLDWTRRVIGYQDPDESGPPASGPDGRPANPRSPAMLQDMFAFARELAAHKRHHPGDDIMTVLASDTELSRPELEMFFFLLTIAGNDTVRSAAPGGLLALARHPDAYRGLRTGAVDTSTCVEELLRWHPPVLSFRRTAACDTELAGRLVRAGDKVVVFHGSANYDERVFATPHRLDLTRTPNPHVSFGDGPHVCLGAHFARLQLRMLYEETRDLLPALTVAGPPKRLVSNFINGLKSLPLQLVDADRG, via the coding sequence ATGACCGCTCCCGAAGTCGGTGCCGACCTCCCGGACGTCTTCGACCCGCGCGGCTACACGAACGGACTGCCGCACGCGGCGTACCGCCTCTTGCGGGACCGGCATCCGGTGGCCTGGCAGGAGGAGCACGAGGTGCTCGGCTGGCCCGCCGGTCCCGGCTTCTGGGCGGTCACGCGCCATGCCGACGTGGTACGCGTGCTGAAGGACGCGCGCACCTTCTCCTCGTACGTGGGCGCCACCCAGATCCGCGACCCCGACCCCGCGGACCTGCCGTTCATCCGCCGCATGATGCTCAACCAGGATCCGCCGGACCACGGCCGACTGCGCCGCTCGGTCAGCCGGGCCTTCACCCCTCACCGGGTCGACCGCTTCGCGGCCGTCGTACGCGGGCGGGCCCGTGGCCTGCTGGCGGCGGCGCTCGACGCGGCGCGTTCCGGGAACGGCGTGTGCGACCTCGTCACCGCGGTCACGGACGACTTCGCGCTGCTCAACCTCGCCGATCTGCTCGGCATACCGGCCGGTGAGCGCGGCCTGCTCCTGGACTGGACGCGGCGCGTCATCGGCTACCAGGACCCGGACGAATCCGGTCCGCCCGCCTCCGGCCCGGACGGTCGTCCCGCCAACCCGCGCTCGCCGGCGATGCTGCAGGACATGTTCGCCTTCGCCCGGGAGCTGGCCGCCCACAAGCGGCACCACCCGGGCGACGACATCATGACCGTACTCGCCTCGGACACCGAACTGTCCCGGCCCGAGCTGGAGATGTTCTTCTTCCTGCTGACCATCGCGGGCAATGACACCGTACGCAGCGCGGCTCCCGGGGGCCTGCTGGCATTGGCTCGGCATCCGGACGCCTACCGGGGGCTGCGCACGGGGGCGGTGGACACATCGACATGTGTGGAGGAGCTGCTGCGCTGGCATCCGCCGGTGCTCAGCTTCCGCCGGACCGCGGCGTGCGACACCGAACTGGCCGGTCGCCTGGTGCGGGCCGGCGACAAGGTGGTCGTCTTCCACGGCTCGGCGAATTACGACGAGCGCGTCTTCGCCACCCCGCACCGGCTGGACCTGACCCGTACCCCGAATCCCCATGTCTCGTTCGGTGACGGCCCGCACGTCTGCCTGGGCGCGCACTTCGCACGGCTGCAGCTGCGGATGCTGTACGAGGAGACGCGCGATCTGCTGCCCGCCCTGACGGTCGCCGGTCCGCCGAAGCGGCTCGTGTCGAACTTCATCAACGGTCTGAAGTCGCTGCCGCTGCAGCTGGTGGATGCCGACCGGGGATGA
- a CDS encoding alpha/beta fold hydrolase: MASFVLPHSLYGRGSHKVIAVHGWFADRSAFDAVLPDLDQDVFQYALVDLRGYGEANGAAGAYTTAEGADDVLALADRLGWERFSVIGHSMGGSVAQRLLAAAPHRVRRLVGISPVPACGLPLPPQQWELFSAAAHTPENRRAIIDLTSGGQRPAAWLDRLVRRSLERSDPKAFRAWLDSWAGEDFHTEVEGSSVPALAVVGALDPALTGELMRQTWLRWYVGGELAEVRSAGHYAMDETPLELIRTVEDFLRTDDADGGGGRHGDGGSHGLGDNGAPDAG, translated from the coding sequence GTGGCTTCCTTCGTACTGCCCCATTCCCTGTACGGCCGGGGATCGCACAAGGTCATCGCGGTGCACGGATGGTTCGCCGACCGGTCCGCGTTCGACGCGGTCCTGCCGGATCTCGACCAGGACGTGTTCCAGTACGCGCTGGTCGACCTCCGCGGCTACGGCGAGGCGAACGGTGCGGCCGGTGCGTACACCACGGCCGAGGGGGCGGACGATGTGCTGGCGCTCGCCGATCGGCTGGGCTGGGAACGGTTCTCCGTGATCGGTCATTCGATGGGCGGCAGCGTCGCCCAACGGTTGCTGGCCGCGGCACCGCACCGCGTACGCAGGCTCGTCGGAATCTCTCCCGTCCCCGCCTGCGGGCTGCCCCTGCCCCCGCAACAGTGGGAGTTGTTCTCCGCCGCCGCGCACACCCCGGAGAACCGGCGGGCCATCATCGACCTCACCTCCGGCGGGCAGCGCCCTGCCGCCTGGCTGGACCGGCTGGTGCGCCGGTCACTGGAGCGCAGCGACCCGAAGGCGTTCCGGGCCTGGCTGGACTCCTGGGCGGGGGAGGACTTCCACACCGAGGTCGAGGGCTCATCGGTTCCGGCGCTGGCGGTGGTCGGGGCGCTGGATCCCGCGCTGACCGGCGAGTTGATGCGTCAGACGTGGCTGCGGTGGTACGTCGGCGGTGAACTGGCCGAGGTGCGGTCGGCGGGGCACTATGCCATGGACGAGACTCCGCTGGAGCTGATCCGGACCGTGGAGGATTTCCTGCGCACGGACGACGCCGACGGGGGCGGCGGCAGGCACGGTGACGGCGGCAGTCACGGCCTCGGTGACAACGGCGCGCCGGACGCCGGATGA
- a CDS encoding HNH endonuclease family protein — MSSSHWWRRVVATAASLALIGLTASTSAAATTAETTAETAASHLTPPDLPEPSPVGVARTELAGLRVEAPHSMDGYSRAKFPHWIKQEGECDTRETVLARDGEDVQQDDMCRAISGSWFSEYDSEWLTSSRQLDIDHIVPLANAWRSGADEWTTQQRKSFANDLTDPQLIAVSASSNRQKGDKSPDQWAPRYAYWCTYARAWIDVKHLYELNVTRPESAMLADMLDTCDQ, encoded by the coding sequence ATGTCAAGCAGCCACTGGTGGCGCCGAGTTGTCGCCACAGCAGCTTCCCTGGCCCTCATCGGCCTCACCGCCTCAACCTCCGCCGCAGCAACCACTGCCGAAACCACCGCCGAAACCGCCGCCTCCCACCTGACCCCGCCGGATCTGCCGGAGCCCTCGCCCGTCGGTGTGGCGCGCACGGAACTGGCCGGACTCCGGGTCGAGGCTCCGCATTCGATGGACGGCTACAGCCGTGCCAAGTTCCCGCACTGGATCAAGCAGGAGGGGGAGTGCGACACCCGTGAGACGGTCCTCGCCCGCGACGGCGAGGACGTGCAGCAGGACGACATGTGCCGGGCGATCTCAGGGAGTTGGTTCAGCGAGTACGACAGCGAGTGGCTCACCTCGTCGAGACAGCTGGACATCGACCACATCGTGCCCCTGGCCAACGCCTGGCGCTCCGGTGCGGACGAATGGACCACCCAGCAGAGGAAGAGCTTCGCCAACGACCTGACGGATCCGCAGCTGATCGCGGTCTCCGCGTCCAGCAACCGGCAGAAGGGCGACAAGTCCCCGGACCAGTGGGCGCCACGGTACGCGTACTGGTGCACCTACGCACGGGCCTGGATCGACGTCAAGCACCTCTACGAACTGAATGTGACCAGGCCGGAGTCGGCCATGCTCGCCGACATGCTGGACACCTGCGATCAGTGA